In one Inquilinus sp. Marseille-Q2685 genomic region, the following are encoded:
- a CDS encoding M4 family metallopeptidase, whose translation MCTRHHRHSIFCILPPYLLREILANGSRAQKAAASRALGIDTTFRTMRVRLEVAQSVAARRSRKLALPPSRQRSIYTAGNGETLPGTLVRAEGQDPSGDVAVDEAYDGLGHTFDFFFEAYRRNSINDDGMALDATVHYGEDYNNAFWNGQRMVFGDGDGDLFNRFTASLDVIGHELGHGVTEDEAGLVYMQQPGALNESLSDVWGSLVKQWVLKQTAEEADWIIGEGLFTAKVQGVGLRSMKAPGTAYDDPVLGKDRQPGHMDDYVDTMQDNGGVHINSGIPNRAFYLAATAIGGHAWEKAGRIWYDALRDARVTETTKFADFAAVTVDVAGRLPGVKKAEAKAVADAWKQVGVPTG comes from the coding sequence ATGTGCACCCGACACCATCGCCACTCGATCTTCTGCATCCTGCCGCCCTATCTGTTGCGCGAGATTCTCGCCAACGGCAGCAGGGCGCAGAAGGCGGCCGCCAGCCGGGCGCTCGGCATCGACACGACGTTCCGCACCATGCGCGTCCGGCTGGAGGTGGCGCAGTCGGTGGCGGCGCGCCGCAGCCGCAAGCTGGCCCTGCCGCCATCGCGCCAGCGCAGCATCTACACTGCCGGCAACGGCGAGACCCTGCCGGGCACGCTGGTGCGCGCCGAAGGGCAGGACCCGTCGGGCGACGTCGCGGTCGACGAGGCCTATGACGGCCTGGGCCACACCTTCGACTTCTTCTTCGAGGCGTATCGCCGCAACTCGATCAACGACGACGGCATGGCGCTCGACGCCACGGTCCATTACGGCGAGGACTACAACAACGCCTTCTGGAACGGCCAGCGCATGGTGTTCGGCGATGGCGACGGCGACCTGTTCAACCGCTTCACCGCCTCGCTCGACGTCATCGGCCACGAGCTCGGCCACGGCGTCACCGAGGACGAGGCTGGCCTCGTCTATATGCAGCAGCCGGGGGCGCTGAACGAATCCCTGTCCGATGTCTGGGGATCGCTGGTCAAGCAATGGGTGCTGAAGCAGACCGCCGAGGAGGCCGACTGGATCATCGGCGAGGGGCTGTTCACCGCCAAGGTGCAGGGCGTGGGCCTGCGCTCGATGAAGGCGCCGGGCACCGCCTATGACGATCCGGTGCTGGGGAAGGACCGCCAGCCCGGCCACATGGACGACTATGTCGACACGATGCAGGACAATGGCGGTGTCCACATCAATTCCGGCATCCCGAACCGGGCCTTCTACCTCGCTGCGACCGCCATCGGCGGCCATGCCTGGGAGAAGGCGGGCCGCATCTGGTACGATGCCCTGCGTGACGCCCGGGTGACCGAGACCACGAAATTCGCCGATTTCGCCGCCGTGACGGTGGATGTGGCGGGGCGGCTGCCCGGCGTGAAGAAGGCCGAGGCCAAGGCCGTGGCCGACGCCTGGAAGCAGGTCGGCGTCCCGACCGGCTGA
- a CDS encoding MarR family winged helix-turn-helix transcriptional regulator, whose protein sequence is MHTLIGRATALDDTFICTYLKGMPLSQTLDAETADLIARTCLCQHVQRAGRIIGRRFDEAFRSLGINNWQFSVLIALKHLRSPTIGELAETLGMDRTTLTKNLKPLARRGLLDVSTDERDARARRIALTEAGEEILAGAKEGWQQAQQAVTAGFPPEELAQLTASLERFRPVDRG, encoded by the coding sequence ATGCACACGCTCATCGGCAGGGCCACTGCACTTGACGATACGTTCATATGCACCTATTTGAAGGGCATGCCGCTTTCGCAAACCCTCGACGCCGAGACCGCCGACCTCATCGCCCGCACCTGCCTGTGCCAGCACGTCCAGCGGGCGGGGCGGATCATCGGCCGTCGTTTCGATGAAGCGTTCCGGTCGCTCGGGATCAACAACTGGCAGTTCTCCGTCCTCATCGCGCTCAAGCATCTCCGGTCCCCGACCATCGGCGAACTGGCGGAGACGCTGGGAATGGACCGCACGACCCTGACCAAGAACCTGAAGCCGCTCGCCCGGCGCGGGCTTCTGGACGTGTCCACCGACGAGCGCGACGCACGCGCGCGGCGCATCGCCCTGACCGAAGCCGGCGAAGAGATCCTCGCCGGCGCCAAGGAAGGCTGGCAGCAGGCCCAGCAGGCCGTCACGGCCGGCTTCCCGCCGGAAGAGCTCGCGCAGCTGACAGCCTCGCTGGAGCGCTTCCGTCCCGTGGACAGGGGCTGA
- a CDS encoding efflux RND transporter periplasmic adaptor subunit — protein sequence MRPIPPPTAPAPVVGFPLMNKKHLLLSLALSLLAIGAAGVLVVSGSAEGRRAQDDPRSAPPVVAIAEARTVGHVERAFTGSISARVQSNLGFRVPGKIVERLVDVGERVAAGQPLMRIDENDLRLALTARQNAVAAARAVAVQARADDRRYADLVAKGWATKQRHEQARAALDSAEAQLAAAEAEARVAANEAEYSTLEADADGIVVETLGEPGQVVAAGQVVVRLAHAGPREATVALPETVRLAMGSRAEASVYGVDQRRWPARLRQLSDSADPQTRTYEARYVLDGDAASAPLGATVTLWIADADAADAVEVPIGAVLDDGGKPGVWVIDQATSTVGFRPVTIRRLGGETAIVSGLEPGERIAALGAHLLHEGETVRTLVAKADTP from the coding sequence ATGCGCCCGATCCCGCCTCCCACGGCGCCTGCCCCAGTTGTCGGATTTCCGCTCATGAACAAGAAGCACCTCCTGCTCTCCCTGGCTCTTTCGCTGCTGGCGATCGGCGCGGCGGGCGTCCTCGTGGTGTCCGGTTCGGCCGAAGGACGGAGGGCGCAGGACGATCCGCGCAGCGCCCCGCCGGTCGTCGCGATCGCCGAAGCCAGGACGGTCGGCCATGTCGAGCGCGCCTTCACCGGCTCGATCTCGGCGCGGGTGCAGAGCAATCTCGGCTTCCGCGTGCCCGGCAAGATCGTCGAACGCCTGGTCGATGTCGGCGAGCGCGTCGCCGCCGGCCAGCCGCTCATGCGCATCGACGAGAATGACCTGCGCCTTGCGTTGACGGCCAGGCAGAACGCGGTCGCCGCCGCCCGCGCGGTGGCGGTGCAGGCCCGCGCGGACGACAGGAGATACGCCGACCTCGTGGCCAAGGGATGGGCGACGAAGCAGCGCCATGAGCAGGCCAGGGCGGCGCTGGACTCCGCCGAGGCGCAGCTCGCCGCCGCCGAAGCCGAAGCCAGGGTCGCGGCGAACGAGGCCGAGTACTCGACCCTCGAGGCCGACGCGGACGGCATCGTCGTGGAGACGCTCGGCGAGCCCGGCCAGGTCGTCGCGGCCGGACAGGTGGTGGTGCGGCTCGCCCATGCCGGGCCCCGCGAGGCCACCGTCGCGCTTCCCGAGACGGTCAGGCTGGCCATGGGCTCGCGGGCGGAGGCGAGTGTCTACGGCGTCGACCAGCGGCGCTGGCCCGCCCGCCTGCGACAGCTGTCGGATTCGGCCGATCCGCAGACCCGGACCTACGAAGCGCGCTACGTGCTGGACGGCGATGCGGCGTCGGCGCCGCTGGGCGCGACGGTGACGCTGTGGATCGCGGATGCCGATGCCGCCGACGCCGTCGAGGTCCCGATCGGCGCCGTCCTGGACGACGGCGGCAAGCCCGGTGTCTGGGTCATCGACCAGGCCACGTCCACGGTCGGCTTCCGGCCGGTGACGATACGCCGGCTCGGCGGGGAGACCGCGATCGTATCGGGCCTCGAGCCCGGCGAGCGGATCGCGGCCCTGGGGGCCCACCTTCTTCATGAGGGCGAGACCGTCCGCACTCTTGTCGCAAAGGCGGATACGCCATGA
- a CDS encoding efflux RND transporter permease subunit, with protein sequence MSFNLSALAVRERSVTLFFIIAIAIAGAIAFLKLGRAEDPAFTVKVLTVTTAWPGATAQEMQDLVAEPLEKRLQELQWYDRVETMTRPGLAFMTLTLKDSTPPAQVQEQFYQARKKLGDEARNLPAGAVGPFVNDEYSDVSFALYALKAKGMPMRALVRQAETIRQQLLHVPGIKKIAILGERPERIFVEFSYAKLVTLGVSAQDIFAALQRQNAVTPAGSIDTEGPQVFIRLDGAYDDLRKIADTPIAAGGRTLKLSDIADVRRGYEDPATFIIRHQGEPALMLSVVMQDGWNGLDLGRALEAETAKIAGALPLGLSLTKVTDQAVNITESIDEFMLKFVMALGVVLLVSLVSLGWRVGIVVAAAVPLTLAVVFLVMLETGRFFDRITLGALILALGLLVDDAIIAIEVMVVKMEEGMGRIAAAAYAWSHTAAPMLSGTLVTVVGLMPVGFARSTAGEYAGNIFWIVGFALIASWVVAVAFTPYLGVKLLPEIKPVEGGHHAIYDTPNYRRLRQVIAFAVRHKFLTCGAVGVVFALSVIGMGAVKQQFFPTSDRPEVLVEVRMPEGTSIETTERTVETVERWLADQPEAKIVTSYVGQGAPRFFLAMSPELPDPAFAKIVILTPAGEAREALKRRLRTAVAKGLAPEAYLRITQLMFGPYTPFPVEFRIMGPDAGELRRISEQALAIMRGVPDVRQANRDWGNRVPTLRYVLDQDRLRLIGLSPAEAAQQLQFLLTGVAVTQVRENIRTVDVVARSAGGERLDPARLADFSLTSRDGRLIPLAQIGHAEVRMEDPILKRRDRTPTIAVRSDIGEAAQPPEVSLRVMQALQPLIASLPEGYRIEMGGSIEEAGKANAALATVFPIMVALMLVLIMLQVRSFSATAMVMLTAPLGLVGAVPVLLAFNQPFGFNAILGLIGLAGILMRNTLILIGQIKENRDAGLDDYHAVVEATVQRARPVILTALAAVLAFIPLTHSVFWGSMAYTLIGGTAIGTVLILLFLPALYAAWFRVKPADAVSLEAGADVGRGHREAIPAPAGAE encoded by the coding sequence ATGAGCTTCAATCTCTCGGCGCTCGCCGTTCGCGAACGTTCGGTGACGCTGTTCTTCATCATCGCGATCGCGATCGCCGGCGCCATCGCCTTCCTCAAGCTCGGCCGCGCCGAGGATCCCGCCTTCACCGTGAAAGTGCTGACCGTCACCACCGCCTGGCCGGGCGCGACGGCGCAGGAGATGCAGGACCTCGTCGCCGAGCCGCTCGAGAAGCGCCTCCAGGAGCTGCAATGGTACGACCGGGTCGAGACCATGACGCGGCCCGGGCTCGCCTTCATGACGCTCACCCTGAAGGACAGCACCCCGCCGGCCCAGGTGCAGGAGCAGTTCTACCAGGCCCGCAAGAAGCTGGGCGACGAGGCCCGGAACCTGCCCGCCGGAGCCGTGGGCCCGTTCGTCAACGACGAGTACTCGGACGTCAGCTTCGCGCTCTATGCGCTGAAGGCCAAAGGCATGCCGATGCGCGCGCTGGTCAGGCAGGCCGAGACCATCCGCCAGCAGCTCCTCCATGTGCCCGGCATCAAGAAGATCGCCATTCTCGGCGAGCGGCCGGAACGGATCTTCGTCGAGTTCTCCTATGCCAAGCTGGTCACCCTCGGCGTCTCGGCGCAGGACATCTTCGCCGCCCTCCAGCGGCAGAACGCGGTGACGCCGGCGGGTTCGATCGACACCGAGGGACCGCAGGTCTTCATCCGTCTCGACGGCGCCTATGACGACCTCCGGAAGATCGCCGACACGCCGATCGCCGCCGGCGGCCGCACGCTCAAGCTCTCCGACATTGCCGATGTCCGGCGCGGATACGAGGACCCGGCGACCTTCATCATCCGCCACCAGGGCGAGCCGGCACTGATGCTGTCCGTGGTGATGCAGGACGGCTGGAACGGCCTCGACCTCGGCCGGGCGCTGGAGGCGGAGACGGCGAAGATCGCCGGCGCCCTGCCGCTCGGGCTCAGCCTGACCAAGGTGACCGACCAGGCCGTGAACATCACGGAGTCCATCGACGAGTTCATGCTGAAGTTCGTCATGGCGCTCGGGGTCGTGCTGCTGGTCAGCCTGGTCAGCCTCGGCTGGCGGGTCGGCATCGTGGTCGCTGCCGCGGTCCCCCTCACCCTCGCGGTCGTCTTCCTCGTCATGCTGGAGACCGGCCGGTTCTTCGACCGCATCACGCTCGGCGCCCTGATCCTCGCGCTCGGGCTGCTGGTCGACGACGCCATCATCGCCATCGAGGTGATGGTGGTGAAGATGGAGGAAGGCATGGGCCGGATCGCGGCCGCGGCCTATGCCTGGAGCCACACGGCGGCGCCGATGCTGTCGGGGACGCTGGTGACGGTGGTCGGGCTCATGCCGGTCGGCTTCGCGCGCTCGACCGCCGGCGAATATGCCGGCAACATCTTCTGGATCGTGGGCTTCGCCCTGATCGCCTCCTGGGTCGTGGCGGTCGCCTTCACGCCCTATCTGGGCGTGAAGCTGCTGCCCGAGATCAAGCCGGTCGAAGGCGGGCACCACGCCATCTACGACACGCCGAACTACCGCCGCCTGCGCCAGGTCATCGCCTTCGCCGTGCGTCACAAGTTCCTCACCTGCGGCGCGGTGGGCGTGGTCTTCGCGCTCTCCGTCATCGGCATGGGCGCGGTGAAGCAGCAGTTCTTCCCGACCTCCGACCGTCCCGAGGTGCTGGTCGAGGTGCGCATGCCGGAGGGCACGAGCATCGAGACGACGGAGCGGACGGTCGAGACGGTCGAGCGCTGGCTGGCGGACCAGCCGGAGGCCAAGATCGTCACGAGCTATGTCGGCCAGGGCGCGCCGCGCTTCTTCCTGGCCATGTCCCCGGAACTGCCCGATCCCGCCTTCGCCAAGATCGTCATCCTGACCCCCGCCGGGGAGGCCCGCGAAGCCCTGAAGCGCCGGCTGCGCACGGCCGTGGCCAAAGGGCTCGCGCCCGAAGCCTATCTGCGCATCACCCAGCTGATGTTCGGCCCCTACACGCCGTTTCCGGTCGAGTTCCGGATCATGGGGCCGGATGCCGGCGAGCTGCGCCGGATCTCCGAGCAGGCGCTCGCCATCATGCGGGGCGTTCCCGACGTGCGGCAGGCCAATCGCGACTGGGGCAACCGCGTGCCGACCCTGCGCTATGTCCTCGACCAGGACCGGCTGCGCCTCATCGGCCTGTCGCCGGCGGAAGCGGCGCAGCAGCTGCAGTTCCTGCTCACCGGCGTCGCCGTCACGCAGGTCCGCGAGAACATCCGCACCGTCGACGTCGTCGCCCGCAGCGCCGGCGGAGAGCGGCTCGACCCTGCCCGGCTCGCCGACTTCTCGCTCACCAGCCGCGACGGGCGCCTGATCCCGCTCGCCCAGATCGGCCATGCCGAGGTGCGCATGGAAGACCCGATCCTGAAGCGGCGCGACCGGACCCCGACGATCGCCGTCCGCTCCGACATCGGCGAGGCCGCCCAGCCGCCCGAAGTCTCGCTGCGCGTCATGCAGGCCCTGCAGCCGCTGATCGCCTCGCTGCCGGAGGGTTACCGCATCGAGATGGGCGGCTCGATCGAGGAGGCGGGGAAGGCGAACGCCGCGCTCGCCACCGTGTTCCCGATCATGGTCGCCCTGATGCTGGTCCTCATCATGCTGCAGGTCCGCTCCTTCTCGGCGACCGCGATGGTGATGCTGACCGCCCCGCTGGGCCTCGTCGGCGCCGTGCCGGTCCTGCTCGCCTTCAACCAGCCCTTCGGCTTCAACGCCATCCTGGGTCTGATCGGGCTCGCCGGCATCCTGATGCGCAACACGCTGATCCTGATCGGACAGATCAAGGAGAACAGGGATGCCGGGCTCGACGACTATCACGCCGTGGTCGAGGCGACCGTGCAGCGCGCCCGGCCGGTCATCCTGACGGCGCTCGCCGCCGTGCTGGCCTTCATCCCCCTCACCCATTCGGTCTTCTGGGGATCCATGGCCTACACGCTGATCGGCGGGACGGCCATCGGCACCGTGCTCATCCTGCTCTTCCTGCCGGCGCTCTACGCCGCCTGGTTCCGCGTGAAGCCGGCGGATGCGGTCTCGCTGGAAGCGGGGGCCGACGTTGGCCGCGGACACCGGGAGGCCATCCCCGCCCCTGCCGGCGCCGAGTGA
- a CDS encoding sulfite exporter TauE/SafE family protein: MDPAQSAASRRSLPAGFLGGAAIGTLGGLIGLGGAEFRLPLLIGLFRFRALEAVILNKAMSLVVVASALLFRTRAVPVDDVLSHWPVVANLLAGSLLGAWFGAGWATRLRSDTLYKVIAVLLAAIAAVLLLEHRIAGGAALFAGPTQLVAGVVAGFGIGIFAAILGVAGGELLIPTLVLLFGTDIKLAGSLSLAVSLPTMLVGFARYSRDQSFGVLGRNRRFVLVMAVGSIAGSFIGGLLLGVVPGAILLPILAAILAISAVKVWQHG, translated from the coding sequence ATGGACCCGGCTCAATCCGCAGCGTCCCGACGCAGCCTCCCGGCAGGCTTCCTCGGAGGAGCGGCGATCGGAACGCTCGGCGGGCTGATCGGCTTGGGCGGCGCCGAATTCCGGCTGCCGCTGCTGATCGGCCTGTTCCGTTTCAGGGCGCTGGAAGCGGTCATTCTCAACAAGGCCATGAGCCTTGTTGTCGTCGCCTCGGCGCTGCTGTTCAGGACGCGAGCCGTGCCGGTCGACGACGTGCTCTCCCACTGGCCGGTCGTCGCCAATCTGCTGGCGGGCAGCCTCCTCGGCGCCTGGTTCGGCGCGGGCTGGGCAACGCGTCTGCGCTCGGACACCCTCTACAAGGTGATCGCGGTCCTGCTCGCGGCCATCGCCGCCGTGCTGCTGCTCGAGCATCGGATCGCGGGCGGCGCCGCATTGTTCGCCGGGCCGACGCAGCTGGTGGCGGGTGTCGTTGCCGGCTTCGGGATCGGGATCTTCGCGGCCATCCTGGGCGTCGCCGGGGGCGAGCTCCTGATCCCGACCCTGGTGCTGCTGTTCGGGACGGACATCAAGCTCGCCGGGAGCCTCTCCCTCGCCGTGAGCCTGCCGACGATGCTCGTCGGCTTCGCGCGCTACAGCCGGGACCAGAGCTTCGGCGTGCTCGGCCGCAATCGGCGATTCGTGCTGGTGATGGCCGTCGGCTCCATCGCCGGCAGCTTTATCGGCGGTCTGCTGCTCGGCGTGGTGCCGGGCGCGATCCTGCTGCCGATCCTGGCGGCGATCCTCGCCATCTCGGCCGTCAAGGTCTGGCAGCACGGATAA
- the bla gene encoding class A beta-lactamase, with product MTIPVSRRWALASSLLVPALAAFPAAARAQAGGDAEARLAELERAHGGRIGVAALDLATGARIGHRADERFLLCSTFKALAAAFVLARVDQKKERLDRRVVFSRKELVAGVSTVTERRVGGAGMTVAELCDAAVTYSDNTAGNLLLASFGGPAGLTAFLRSIGDATSRLDRIEPELNAYAAPGDPRDTTTPAAMLQTLRALLFGDALSPSSRAQLAAWLITNKTGDARLRAGFPADWLVGDKTGTGGNKEGSVNDVAVAWTPQRGAVIVAAYCELPSKSMAQQNPVIAEIGRIVAGA from the coding sequence TTGACGATCCCGGTATCGCGCCGCTGGGCGCTTGCCAGCTCTCTGCTCGTCCCCGCGCTCGCCGCCTTCCCGGCCGCGGCGCGGGCCCAGGCCGGCGGTGATGCCGAGGCGCGGCTCGCCGAGCTCGAGCGCGCCCATGGCGGCCGCATCGGCGTCGCCGCGCTCGATCTCGCGACCGGCGCGCGCATCGGGCATCGGGCCGATGAGCGCTTCCTGCTGTGCAGCACCTTCAAGGCCCTGGCCGCGGCCTTCGTCCTCGCCCGCGTCGACCAGAAGAAGGAACGGCTGGACCGCCGCGTCGTGTTCTCGCGCAAGGAACTCGTGGCCGGCGTGTCCACGGTGACCGAACGCCGCGTCGGCGGGGCCGGCATGACGGTGGCCGAGCTCTGCGACGCGGCCGTGACCTACAGCGACAACACGGCGGGCAACCTCCTGCTCGCCAGCTTCGGCGGCCCGGCGGGACTGACCGCCTTCCTGCGGTCGATCGGCGACGCGACCTCGCGGCTGGACCGCATCGAGCCGGAGCTGAACGCCTATGCCGCCCCCGGCGATCCGCGCGACACCACGACGCCGGCGGCGATGCTGCAGACGCTGCGGGCGCTGCTGTTCGGCGACGCGCTCTCCCCGTCCTCGCGCGCCCAGCTGGCGGCCTGGCTGATCACCAACAAGACCGGCGACGCCCGGCTGCGGGCCGGCTTCCCGGCGGACTGGCTGGTCGGCGACAAGACCGGGACCGGCGGGAACAAGGAGGGCAGCGTCAACGACGTCGCCGTCGCCTGGACGCCGCAGCGCGGCGCAGTCATCGTCGCCGCCTATTGCGAGCTGCCGTCGAAATCGATGGCGCAGCAGAACCCGGTGATCGCCGAGATCGGCCGCATTGTCGCCGGGGCCTGA
- the ampC gene encoding class C beta-lactamase: MRRILLPKLGALATAALLLGTPANAADVPSRDRLESVVRDAVAPVLKENDIPGMAVAVTAQGKQYFFNYGVAARESGQKVTEDTLFEIGSVSKTFTAVLGAAAQLRGTLSLSDSASQHLPALAGSAFDRISLLDLATYTAGGLPLQFPDGVTDQDGMIAFYRGWRPAYAAGTHRLYSNPSIGLFGALAARSLNRPFDDLMEQEIFPGLGLTRTYIRVPRDQMDRYAWGVSRSGRPVRVTPGMLDSEAYGVKTTAADMIRFVEANMGGGALDDTLRRAIAATHAGYYRVGDMTQGLGWEMYAWPIGLDRLLAGNSSEMSQKAHAVTRLDPPLPPQDDVLINKTGSTNGFGAYVAFVPARGIGVVILANRAYPIAARVKAAYRILAALDDEAG; the protein is encoded by the coding sequence ATGAGACGCATCTTGCTGCCGAAGCTCGGAGCCCTCGCGACCGCCGCCCTGCTCCTCGGCACGCCCGCCAACGCTGCCGACGTCCCCAGCCGGGACCGGCTCGAGAGCGTCGTCCGGGACGCGGTCGCGCCGGTCCTGAAGGAGAACGACATTCCCGGCATGGCCGTGGCGGTCACGGCCCAGGGGAAGCAGTACTTCTTCAACTATGGGGTCGCCGCCAGGGAGAGCGGCCAGAAGGTCACCGAGGACACGCTGTTCGAGATCGGCTCGGTCAGCAAGACCTTCACCGCTGTCCTCGGCGCCGCCGCGCAGCTGCGCGGGACCCTGTCCCTTTCCGACAGCGCCAGCCAGCACCTGCCGGCCCTCGCCGGAAGCGCCTTCGACCGGATCAGCCTGCTCGATCTCGCGACCTACACGGCGGGCGGCCTGCCGCTGCAGTTCCCGGACGGCGTCACCGACCAGGACGGGATGATCGCCTTCTATCGGGGCTGGCGCCCGGCCTATGCCGCCGGCACCCACCGGCTGTACTCGAACCCCAGCATCGGCCTGTTCGGCGCCCTCGCCGCCCGGAGCCTGAACAGGCCGTTCGACGACCTGATGGAGCAGGAGATCTTCCCGGGGCTGGGCCTGACCCGGACCTACATCCGTGTCCCGCGCGACCAGATGGACCGCTACGCCTGGGGCGTCTCGAGATCCGGCCGGCCGGTCCGGGTGACGCCGGGCATGCTGGATTCGGAAGCCTATGGCGTGAAGACGACCGCGGCCGACATGATCCGGTTCGTCGAGGCGAATATGGGCGGCGGGGCGCTGGACGACACGCTCCGGCGCGCCATCGCCGCGACCCATGCCGGCTATTACCGGGTCGGCGACATGACCCAGGGCCTGGGCTGGGAGATGTATGCCTGGCCGATCGGCCTCGACCGGCTGCTGGCGGGCAACTCCTCCGAGATGAGCCAGAAGGCCCATGCCGTCACCCGGCTGGACCCGCCGCTGCCGCCGCAGGACGACGTGCTGATCAACAAGACCGGCTCGACCAACGGCTTCGGCGCCTATGTCGCCTTCGTTCCGGCCCGCGGCATCGGCGTGGTGATCCTGGCGAACCGCGCCTATCCGATCGCGGCGCGGGTGAAAGCCGCCTACCGGATCCTGGCGGCGCTGGACGACGAGGCGGGCTGA
- a CDS encoding helix-turn-helix domain-containing protein — MARIPALRGEPPDPLSFRTEDYPAGMVWPEASLPWGKLNYAVRGLMVATVGGVRYLSPPHYAIWTPPDVVHACHNRDAVRYVSVYVRRELCVDLPAEPCTLALSPLIKAILADVDARGVKVPKTDADLRLAQVLVDQIRLAPRHSSYLPLSDDPALRIVLEALQREPGGRRSLAEWARITGTTERTLSRHCQRDLGMSFAEWRQRMKLVAALSRLEEGASVGAVARWLGYGNASAFIAMFHRLTGTTPDQMRKDGLRRDRDAA; from the coding sequence ATGGCCCGCATCCCTGCATTGCGTGGCGAACCGCCCGACCCGCTGTCGTTCCGCACCGAGGACTATCCGGCCGGCATGGTGTGGCCGGAGGCGTCCTTGCCCTGGGGCAAGCTGAACTACGCCGTGCGCGGCCTGATGGTGGCGACGGTCGGCGGCGTGCGCTACCTGTCGCCGCCGCATTACGCGATCTGGACACCGCCCGACGTGGTGCACGCCTGCCACAACCGCGACGCGGTGCGCTACGTCTCGGTCTATGTCCGGCGCGAGCTCTGCGTGGATCTGCCGGCCGAGCCCTGCACCCTGGCGCTCAGCCCGCTGATCAAGGCGATCCTGGCCGATGTCGACGCCCGGGGCGTGAAGGTGCCGAAGACCGACGCCGACCTGCGGCTGGCGCAGGTGCTGGTCGACCAGATCCGGCTGGCGCCACGCCATTCCTCCTATCTGCCGCTGTCCGACGACCCGGCCCTGCGCATTGTGCTGGAGGCGCTGCAGCGCGAGCCGGGGGGCCGCCGGTCGCTGGCGGAATGGGCGCGGATCACCGGCACCACCGAGCGCACCCTGTCCCGCCACTGCCAGCGCGACCTCGGCATGTCCTTCGCCGAGTGGCGGCAGCGGATGAAGCTGGTCGCGGCCCTGTCGCGGCTGGAGGAAGGGGCTTCGGTCGGCGCGGTGGCGCGCTGGCTCGGCTACGGCAACGCCTCGGCCTTCATCGCCATGTTCCACCGCCTGACCGGCACCACGCCCGACCAGATGCGCAAGGATGGCCTCCGCCGTGACCGGGACGCGGCGTAG
- a CDS encoding DMT family transporter — MSASDTPLRWFALPVVTVAIWSGNVVVTKLAATTVHPSVIAFERWALALLLLTPFLIRPVWRLRREIRPHLAKLAVLGLLGMAAYQGLAYYAAETTSATKMGFVVSLVPLLTMALSSLLLAEAPTLGMVGGGALSLVGLTLLLGQGDPLAPFSGGLAPGDGMMLIACITYSGYGVLLRRWPMPLPAWPSLYLQIAFATLFLLPGWLLAPAAPHSATAVALILYAGIPTSILAPFLWMEAIRLLGPSRTSLFINLSPVMTAAIAVAVLGESLHPYHLAGGALVLLGVVLAQRFGRRPAQVPAAEAAE, encoded by the coding sequence ATGTCCGCATCCGACACCCCCTTGCGCTGGTTCGCCCTGCCGGTCGTCACCGTGGCGATCTGGTCCGGCAACGTCGTCGTCACCAAGCTGGCGGCGACCACGGTCCACCCGAGCGTCATCGCCTTCGAACGCTGGGCCCTGGCCCTGCTGCTGCTGACGCCCTTCCTGATCCGGCCGGTGTGGCGGCTGCGGCGGGAGATCCGGCCGCATCTGGCGAAGCTGGCGGTGCTGGGGCTGCTCGGCATGGCCGCCTATCAGGGGCTGGCCTATTACGCGGCGGAGACGACATCCGCCACCAAGATGGGCTTCGTCGTGTCGCTGGTGCCGCTGCTGACCATGGCGCTGTCGAGCCTGCTGCTGGCCGAGGCGCCGACGCTGGGCATGGTGGGCGGCGGCGCCCTGTCCCTGGTCGGCCTGACGCTGCTGCTGGGCCAGGGCGACCCGCTGGCGCCGTTCAGCGGCGGGCTGGCGCCGGGCGACGGGATGATGCTGATCGCCTGCATCACCTATTCCGGCTACGGCGTGCTGCTGCGGCGCTGGCCGATGCCGCTGCCGGCCTGGCCGTCGCTGTACCTGCAGATCGCATTCGCCACGCTGTTCCTGCTGCCGGGCTGGCTGCTGGCGCCGGCGGCGCCGCACAGCGCCACGGCGGTCGCGCTGATCCTCTATGCCGGGATCCCGACCTCGATCCTGGCGCCATTCCTGTGGATGGAGGCGATCCGCCTGCTCGGCCCCAGCCGCACCAGCCTGTTCATCAACCTGTCGCCGGTGATGACCGCGGCGATCGCGGTGGCGGTGCTGGGCGAGAGCCTGCACCCGTACCACCTGGCCGGCGGCGCCCTGGTGCTGCTGGGCGTCGTCCTGGCCCAGCGCTTCGGCCGCCGCCCGGCGCAAGTGCCGGCCGCAGAAGCCGCCGAGTGA